Proteins from a genomic interval of Candidatus Babela massiliensis:
- a CDS encoding ankyrin repeat domain-containing protein → MVTNKLVKTKLMYAVLEDNIKEVESLLNQGVDVNFQDALGYTALMHTVELNYKPIAQLLIDHGADVNIKNNIGFSPLMHAVYFAQDKYMTKFLLDNKANADDAFTLAVIKQNEELIKLLIEYNTDINSKDPFTGKTALMWSLYFYYTTYLGYIPLDITFHQCFSYIILETYFPSLLEDKKKQLKFMSFLFQQNSIDVNSTDNYGYNALMVATKLDNKRFFRFEVDSGIMKDKLKNLDINSKEYKTIKSELDELTYSPDLVKFFLDQKNYTFDLNYKNYLNSNPLIYTIQSYNYYLIKLFLSYKQDIYTIDINNLKDSNGNNVLQKAIINKDIETVKQILQYKHDTYNIDLYSQDKKGSDILRSAIQRDNLDILNLILNYKKQTTTLDLNKKYNIFLSNNDIFITTVLITGVKGNNIEIVRSILNYKPEIISLNINAKNNYNGTALIYASQNNNKDMVKLILDYKSDIITVDINNKLNTIEYTALLFAVINNNLDIVKLLFNYKSDIITVDVNQIQKITYFERIPKNRTLILIATMNNNTEMIDLLLNYKSEQITLDLNMPDVSNMTALLWAIKNNNIDIVNSLLNYKHDTYTIDINFIGSYNQTALIWAVKNNNTAIVKALLNYKATIDINFRNKYDKSALSWAIGNQNTEIVELLLNYQKDNYIIDLNYVDKNQDTYLILATKINNVKIVQLILNYRVKDYIININSQDKHGKTALIYAIEKNNIDIVKALLNYKYQIIDINLQDHNKSNALMYSISKNNFDIVKMLLNYNYTIDLDIKNSNDRTALMIASKKNNIDIISLLLNYKVKPNMDAQDFYGYTALIIATRKNNIEAVKALLEHNANKSIKDNYFHTALDYAKELKISKLIKLLS, encoded by the coding sequence ATGGTAACAAATAAATTAGTAAAAACTAAGTTAATGTATGCAGTTCTTGAAGATAATATTAAAGAAGTAGAATCTCTCTTAAATCAAGGTGTTGATGTAAATTTTCAAGATGCATTAGGTTATACTGCTCTTATGCACACTGTTGAATTGAATTACAAGCCTATTGCTCAATTACTTATTGATCATGGTGCCGATGTTAATATTAAAAACAATATTGGATTTTCACCATTGATGCATGCTGTTTATTTTGCACAAGATAAATATATGACAAAATTTCTTCTTGATAATAAAGCAAATGCTGATGATGCATTTACACTTGCTGTTATCAAACAAAATGAAGAACTAATTAAACTTTTAATTGAATATAATACCGATATTAATTCCAAAGACCCTTTTACTGGTAAGACCGCTTTAATGTGGTCTCTTTATTTTTACTATACTACTTATCTTGGCTATATTCCTCTTGATATTACCTTTCATCAGTGTTTTAGCTATATCATTCTTGAGACATATTTTCCTAGCCTACTAGAGGACAAGAAAAAACAGTTAAAATTTATGTCTTTCTTATTTCAACAAAATTCTATAGATGTTAATTCTACTGATAATTATGGATACAATGCTTTAATGGTTGCTACAAAGCTTGATAACAAAAGATTTTTCAGATTTGAAGTAGACTCTGGCATAATGAAAGATAAACTTAAAAATTTAGATATTAATTCCAAAGAATATAAAACTATAAAATCTGAATTAGATGAATTAACATATTCTCCTGATTTAGTTAAGTTTTTTCTTGATCAAAAAAATTATACTTTTGACCTAAATTATAAAAATTATCTAAATAGCAATCCTTTAATATACACCATACAATCTTATAATTACTATTTGATTAAGTTATTTTTAAGTTATAAGCAAGACATTTATACAATTGATATTAATAATCTTAAAGATAGTAATGGAAATAATGTTTTACAAAAGGCCATAATAAATAAGGATATTGAAACCGTAAAACAAATTTTGCAATACAAACATGATACTTATAATATAGACCTTTATTCTCAAGATAAAAAAGGAAGTGATATTTTAAGATCAGCTATACAAAGAGATAATTTAGATATATTAAATCTTATTTTAAATTATAAGAAACAAACTACTACTCTTGATCTTAACAAAAAATACAATATTTTTCTTAGCAACAATGATATTTTTATTACAACAGTTTTAATTACAGGAGTTAAAGGCAATAACATTGAAATTGTAAGATCAATATTAAACTATAAACCTGAAATTATCTCCCTAAATATTAATGCTAAGAACAATTATAACGGTACAGCATTAATATATGCCTCTCAAAATAACAACAAAGATATGGTAAAGTTAATATTAGATTATAAGTCAGATATTATTACTGTTGATATAAATAATAAACTCAATACCATTGAATACACAGCTTTACTATTTGCAGTTATCAATAACAATTTAGATATAGTTAAATTATTATTTAATTATAAATCAGATATTATTACTGTTGATGTAAATCAAATTCAAAAAATAACATACTTTGAACGAATTCCTAAAAATCGTACCCTTATCCTTATTGCTACGATGAATAACAATACTGAAATGATTGATTTACTTTTAAATTATAAATCAGAGCAAATAACACTTGATTTAAATATGCCTGATGTTAGTAATATGACCGCTTTACTTTGGGCTATCAAGAATAACAATATCGATATAGTAAATTCTCTACTAAATTATAAACATGATACATATACTATAGATATTAATTTTATAGGATCCTATAATCAAACTGCTTTAATTTGGGCTGTTAAAAATAATAATACTGCAATTGTCAAAGCTCTTCTTAATTATAAAGCTACTATAGACATCAATTTTAGGAATAAATATGATAAAAGTGCTTTAAGTTGGGCTATTGGTAATCAAAATACCGAAATAGTTGAATTACTATTAAATTATCAAAAAGATAATTATATTATAGATCTTAATTACGTAGATAAAAATCAAGATACTTATTTAATTTTAGCAACTAAAATTAATAATGTAAAAATTGTCCAATTGATTCTCAATTATCGTGTTAAGGATTATATAATTAATATTAATAGCCAAGATAAACATGGCAAAACTGCTTTAATTTATGCTATTGAAAAAAATAATATTGATATAGTTAAAGCTCTTTTAAATTATAAATATCAGATCATTGACATTAATTTACAAGACCATAATAAATCTAATGCTTTAATGTACTCTATATCTAAAAACAATTTTGATATTGTTAAAATGCTTCTAAACTATAATTATACTATCGATTTAGATATAAAAAATAGTAATGACAGAACAGCTTTAATGATTGCATCTAAGAAAAACAATATTGATATAATTAGCCTTCTTCTTAATTATAAAGTCAAACCTAACATGGATGCCCAAGATTTTTATGGCTATACAGCTCTGATTATAGCTACTAGAAAAAATAATATTGAAGCAGTAAAAGCTCTTTTAGAACATAATGCTAATAAATCTATTAAAGATAATTATTTTCATACTGCTTTAGATTACGCCAAAGAGCTAAAAATTAGCAAGTTAATTAAATTACTTTCATAA